The region CATTATAAAAGATATTATGAACCCTTTTTTTATTTTATTAAAATCCATTTATGAACCCACCTTACTTATCTATATAATACAGCTATACAGCTTATTATCCAAAGAATTATATTTACAATAAGAGGCTTGTCCTTAAGCAATACGGTCTCAGGAGTTTCTCCTAAATTTTTCTTATGTACTATATATTCATATCTGAATATACCATAGACTACAAAGGGAATAGTTAACATCATATATACATGATCATAAGCTGTAAAGGAATATAATGAATAGGCCATAACAGTAGATGCTGTTACTATACTTATCATTTCACTAAGTAGCTCCTTAGAGTATTCCTCCAATATTTTTCTAGAGTTCTTTTTGATCTCAAGTTCTGCTTTTCTCTTATTTAAAGCTAAAAATAAAGCTAATAAAAAAGTACATAATAAAAGCCATGGAGATATTAAAGCATCTATTACTACCACACCAGCTATGGCACGTAGAACAAAACCTAGGGCTATAGCCATAACATCAATAATAACCAAATGCTTTAAAATAAAAGAATAGAAAGTTATGAGTAAAAAATATAATACTCCCACATAAAA is a window of Anaeromicrobium sediminis DNA encoding:
- a CDS encoding decaprenyl-phosphate phosphoribosyltransferase, with product MNTVSGLIKTMRPKQWTKNFILFAGLLFSHNLADIHKLKLATMAFLLFCGLSGSVYIINDILDVEKDRNHPKKKFRPIASGMVSVKGALIFLCGLLFTTLYISYRLNVQFFYVGVLYFLLITFYSFILKHLVIIDVMAIALGFVLRAIAGVVVIDALISPWLLLCTFLLALFLALNKRKAELEIKKNSRKILEEYSKELLSEMISIVTASTVMAYSLYSFTAYDHVYMMLTIPFVVYGIFRYEYIVHKKNLGETPETVLLKDKPLIVNIILWIISCIAVLYR